A window of the Cuculus canorus isolate bCucCan1 chromosome 3, bCucCan1.pri, whole genome shotgun sequence genome harbors these coding sequences:
- the MTFR2 gene encoding mitochondrial fission regulator 2 isoform X2 — protein MALVLDLLRRVLEYFGWEPYQDIFLETRMLSSSISRTVRTCVPSAILSRRHFQQLYAVVRKYQVKVVSVCQKKKYGSSRSVVRRLGTILSIEPYPRPYIKLVEDPGPLVQDNDEQSIAPAPLGPSLADVLWVANDEEQTSTRLRAELCSKETSKVYHDLRPSIDVVQSVPTSSTQKSSLVEQAALQKISALEDELTFLRGQIAAIVSTQTLGSILPRFKTFNTPDGFYSVPAMTSTPLSVSHNHFAIPSPPPLPSGVPSGVDASNSTVELIKQRRSARSSGSTIADSADHQSTKTVPSMMDVLKDLNKVRLRAVERSPGGTPLSRPRNRPNSDWDPVALLTHALKQKFAHRNYEDDDSLDKENRSFDSSPFSSPEIPLVGRCSLKPNVKSSIVRSDEVKQASTWKARAQI, from the exons ATGGCGCTGGTGCTGGATCTCCTCAGGCGGGTGCTGGAGTACTTCGGCTGGGAGCCCTACCAG gACATATTTTTGGAAACTCGCATGTTGAGTAGCAGCATCAGTCGTACAGTCAGAACATGCGTTCCTTCAGCAATCCTATCCAGAAGACATTTCCAGCAGTTATATGCAGTCGTAAGGAAGTATCAAGTCAAG GTTGTATCTGtttgccaaaaaaagaaatatggatCTTCCCGGAGTGTTGTCCGTAGACTTGGGACAATTCTTTCCATAGAGCCCTACCCAAGGCCTTACATTAAA ctTGTTGAAGACCCAGGTCCACTGGTTCAAGATAATGATGAACAAAGCATTGCTCCAGCTCCTTTAGGTCCATCACTTGCTGATGTTCTATGGGTAGCAAATGACGAGGAACAAACATCTACTAGACTTAG gGCTGAATTATGTAGCAAAGAAACAAGTAAAGTTTATCATGACCTACGTCCATCTATAGATGTAGTACAAAGTGTTCCAACAAGCAGTACACAAAAAAGCAGCCTGGTTGAGCAAGCAGCACTCCAGAAAATTTCTGCCCTTGAAGATGAGCTAACCTTTCTTCGTGGCCAGATTGCTGCGATTGTTTCAACGCAGACACTGGGAAGCATTCTGCCAC GCTTTAAAACATTCAACACTCCAGATGGATTTTACTCAGTGCCAGCCATGACTTCTACGCCATTGTCTGTCTCTCACAATCACTTTGCAATTCCCTCGCCTCCTCCACTTCCTTCTGGTGTACCATCTGGTGTTGATGCTAGCAATTCAACAGTTGAACTTATAAAACAACGTCGCTCTGCCAGAAGCAGTGGTTCAACTATAGCTGATAGTGCTGATCACCAGAGTACAAAAACCGTTCCCAGTATGATGGATGTTTTGAAAGACCTAAACAAAGTTCGGTTGCGAGCTGTTGAGAG gtcACCTGGTGGTACTCCTCTTTCTAGACCCAGAAACAGGCCAAATTCAGATTGGGATCCAGTTGCTCTACTAACTCATGCACTAAAGCAAAAATTTGCACATAGAAATTATGAAGATGATGATTCCTTGGACAAGGAAAATCGATCTTTTGATAGTTCCCCATTTTCTAGTCCAGAGATCCCACTG
- the MTFR2 gene encoding mitochondrial fission regulator 2 isoform X1, with protein sequence MALVLDLLRRVLEYFGWEPYQDIFLETRMLSSSISRTVRTCVPSAILSRRHFQQLYAVVRKYQVKVVSVCQKKKYGSSRSVVRRLGTILSIEPYPRPYIKLVEDPGPLVQDNDEQSIAPAPLGPSLADVLWVANDEEQTSTRLRAELCSKETSKVYHDLRPSIDVVQSVPTSSTQKSSLVEQAALQKISALEDELTFLRGQIAAIVSTQTLGSILPQGFKTFNTPDGFYSVPAMTSTPLSVSHNHFAIPSPPPLPSGVPSGVDASNSTVELIKQRRSARSSGSTIADSADHQSTKTVPSMMDVLKDLNKVRLRAVERSPGGTPLSRPRNRPNSDWDPVALLTHALKQKFAHRNYEDDDSLDKENRSFDSSPFSSPEIPLVGRCSLKPNVKSSIVRSDEVKQASTWKARAQI encoded by the exons ATGGCGCTGGTGCTGGATCTCCTCAGGCGGGTGCTGGAGTACTTCGGCTGGGAGCCCTACCAG gACATATTTTTGGAAACTCGCATGTTGAGTAGCAGCATCAGTCGTACAGTCAGAACATGCGTTCCTTCAGCAATCCTATCCAGAAGACATTTCCAGCAGTTATATGCAGTCGTAAGGAAGTATCAAGTCAAG GTTGTATCTGtttgccaaaaaaagaaatatggatCTTCCCGGAGTGTTGTCCGTAGACTTGGGACAATTCTTTCCATAGAGCCCTACCCAAGGCCTTACATTAAA ctTGTTGAAGACCCAGGTCCACTGGTTCAAGATAATGATGAACAAAGCATTGCTCCAGCTCCTTTAGGTCCATCACTTGCTGATGTTCTATGGGTAGCAAATGACGAGGAACAAACATCTACTAGACTTAG gGCTGAATTATGTAGCAAAGAAACAAGTAAAGTTTATCATGACCTACGTCCATCTATAGATGTAGTACAAAGTGTTCCAACAAGCAGTACACAAAAAAGCAGCCTGGTTGAGCAAGCAGCACTCCAGAAAATTTCTGCCCTTGAAGATGAGCTAACCTTTCTTCGTGGCCAGATTGCTGCGATTGTTTCAACGCAGACACTGGGAAGCATTCTGCCAC AAGGCTTTAAAACATTCAACACTCCAGATGGATTTTACTCAGTGCCAGCCATGACTTCTACGCCATTGTCTGTCTCTCACAATCACTTTGCAATTCCCTCGCCTCCTCCACTTCCTTCTGGTGTACCATCTGGTGTTGATGCTAGCAATTCAACAGTTGAACTTATAAAACAACGTCGCTCTGCCAGAAGCAGTGGTTCAACTATAGCTGATAGTGCTGATCACCAGAGTACAAAAACCGTTCCCAGTATGATGGATGTTTTGAAAGACCTAAACAAAGTTCGGTTGCGAGCTGTTGAGAG gtcACCTGGTGGTACTCCTCTTTCTAGACCCAGAAACAGGCCAAATTCAGATTGGGATCCAGTTGCTCTACTAACTCATGCACTAAAGCAAAAATTTGCACATAGAAATTATGAAGATGATGATTCCTTGGACAAGGAAAATCGATCTTTTGATAGTTCCCCATTTTCTAGTCCAGAGATCCCACTG